The sequence ATCTATTTCTTCATTCTTATCCATTATCAATGAACCAAATTCATAAGTTCCTTGTCCTGTTAAACCATTTATATGGATTATTGCTGCCTTAGGGTTTACTGTTTGTACTCTTGAAGCAAAAACTTCTCTTTCTGCTTGTGAAACTATATCTCCTTTTGTGATAACAACAATATCTGCAAGTTTAAGCATAGGTCCTATTTTTTTGGGAGTGTTTATCCCACTTAAATTATCTATTACACACACAGCTTTAATATCTTTTAAATAAGGTGAACATCTATTACATAGTCCTGCACTTTCTGTTATCAATAAGTCTAAGTTATTAGTTTTCCCCCATTGTACAACTTCTTCTATATTACTTGCAAAAAAGTGATCCGGACAAACTGAACCTGATAATCCTTTTTTTACAAGTATTCCTGCTTTTTCATATAGAATGTCATCATCTGTGTAAAGACAGTCAAATTTGACTATTCCAACCTTAATATTTTGTGCTTTTAAACTTTCTACTGTTTTAATAATAAGTGAAGTCTTTCCAGATGAAGGTGGTCCTGATACTGTTATAAGTTTCATTATTCTCCTGCTCCTTCTTTAAATGTTTCTTCACATTTTTTAATTAATTCTCCCATACCATTTGAATAGATAAAGTCCCAACCAACCCAAAGCATTGGTCTACCATTTACTGGATTTTTTACTTCTGGATGTACACTTGGGAATAAACCTTGATTAGCCAGTGTATCTCCAACTGCTTTTCCACTCATAAATTTAATAATTTTATCTAATTCTTTTGCTTTTGATGCCTTAGTTAACATAAATATTGGAGATATAATTGCTCCTTCTTTTGGCCATATAACTTCTTTTGGTCCTTTTTCTGGTATCATTTTAGAGAAGAAATATGGCATTATTGTTACAACTGGTTCTTTTGCTTCAACCATTTGAGCAGGATGTAAATTTGAAAGTAAAGACCTTCCTAAATTTTTAACTCCTTCAAAACCATATAATTTATAAATATGTATAAGTATTGAATTGAATAAGTCAAAGTCTGCTATTGGTAAAGAAACAGATTTTGCAAATTCAGGTTTTAATAAATCTGCCCAAGCTCTTGGAACTTCTCTACCATCTAATGCTGCCTTATTAACTATAAAGATAGCAGGAACAACACCTATCATTGAATAATCTCCATGAGGATCTTTTAAGTGAATATTTTCATTATCAAAATCTGTATTGTATTTTTCAATACCTGTCATATCTTTGAATATTCCTTGTTCTTTAAATTTCCCCATTAAATCTTTATCAAAGAACAAGTCAAAACCAGCTGAGATAAACATATCTGCTAGTTTATCTATATCATTTTTATCTATTACTTCATCTTTTATCCAACCAAGCCCTGAGTAAGCAGCTTTTAATTCATATTTAACCTTTATATCTTTATTGTCTGCTAGATATTTTTCAAAACCTTCTAATAAAGGTATTCTAACAGGACAAGGTAAAAGTCCCATAAGTGAAGCTTCTTTCACTCCTTCATCTTCTCTTTCAACAGATGCTATTGCCTGTTGTAACATTGGAATAAAAGCATCTACATCTTCTTTTTTTATCATCATTGCTTTTTCCAATGTTATATTTTGTTCTTCTAGTTTTTGTAAAACTGCTGGATTATCTAAACCTTTAAACCCAATATTTGTGAAAACAGGTATTGTTTCTGGATATTTCTCCACTATTGATTTTATTGACATTGATTTGCTTATATACATTTTAACTTCTCCTTTTAAATCTCAATCTACATTTCATTTCTTTATTATTTTAGTAAATTATATAATTCTTGTAAAGTTTTTTCTGTAACAAATGTTACAATTTTTATAAAATTAGAGTAAAATATATTTAATAAGTAAAGTGTGAGGTGAAAAAATGTATAAACATGTGTTTGGACCTGTTCCCTCAAGGAGGTTAGGCATATCTTTGGGAGTTGATTTAGTAGTCAGCAAAAGTTGTAATCTTAATTGTATTTTCTGTGAATGTGGTGCTACTAAAAAAATTCAATTAGAAAGACAAAGATTTAAAGATATGGATGAAATATTAAATGAAATTCAATCTGTTTTAAAGAATATAAAACCTGACTATATCACATTTTCTGGAAGTGGAGAACCTACTTTAAGTTTAGACTTAGGAAATATATCAAAAGCCATAAAAGAAGATTTAAAATATAAGGGTAAAATCTGCCTTATAACTAATAGTTTACTTTTAGCTAATAACCAAGTAATAAAAGAATTAGAATATATTGACTTAATTGTCCCAACACTTAATACTTTAAAACAAGATATATTTGAAAAAATTGTTAGACCTGATTATAGAACAAGTGTAGATGAGATAAAAAAAGGTTTTGTTAATCTAAATAATTCTAACTATAAAGGAAAAATTTGGATAGAAATTTTTATTTTAGAAAATATTAATGATAGTGAAGAAAATTTCATTGAAATAGCTAATTTCTTAAACTTAGAAAATATAAGGTATGACAAAATACAATTAAATACTATTGATAGGGTTGGAGCAGAAAGGGACTTAAAAGCTATAAGTTTTGATAAAATTTTCAAGGCTAAAAAAATTTTAGAAGAAAATGAATTACATAATATTGAAATAATCAAAAGTTTAAATGAACTAGACGATAACAAAAAAATCTTGATAAATCAAGAGCTTTTAGATAACATGAAACAAAAAAGATTATATCAAGAAGAAGAAATCAACAAAATTTTTAAAAAAAGTTAAAATATTTTAAAATTTTTGTTGACAAAATCTTACAAATAGTGTAATATATCGAATGTCCTTGAATGACATTAGCCGCTTTAGCTCATCTGGTAGAGCAACTGACTTGTAATCAGTAGGTGATTGGTTCGACTCCGATAAGCGGCACCAGTGCCCCGTTCGTTCAGTGGTTAGGACATCAGATTTTCACTCTGGAAACAGGGGTTCAATTCCCCTACGGGGTACCACTACAATTTATAAGATGGTTGGGTTCCCGAGCGGTCAAAGGGATCAGACTGTAAATCTGACGGCTCAGCCTTCGAAGGTTCGAATCCTTCCCCAACCACCATCTTTAAAACAATCGGGGCTGTTGCAAATTGATGATTTTTATCATTGATTTGTGATAGCCTTTTTTGGTTGTATAATAAATGGTGTTGATAGAAGAAATTTCTATCAACACCATTTATTATACAACCTTTTTATTTTACACTAATTCTTTAAGTATAATATTATTTTTTTTCTTAGCTAATTCAATTAAATCTTGGCTAAAACCAGATTTTGAAAATAATATATAGTATTCTTCTCTTTTATCATTATTCCATATAACTTTTTTAGATTTTTCCTTTAATTCATTTAAAATATTTAAACCTACTTGTTTTTTAGAATATTTACATTCTCCAAAAACAATTTTATTATCTTCTCCTAGAGCCACAATATCAATTTCTGTATCTTTATCCCACCATCTACCCACTTTAACTAAAGGAAACTTCATATTTTTCCATATACTTTCTCTATCTAAATCTTCATAAATCTTTGACACATATAAATCAAATTCATTTTCAATTTTATTTTTAACATAAGCTAAATTTTCAATTTCAAGATAGCTTTGATATGGATAAACATAAGAAAACCAGAACTTTAAATAATTATCTTTTATTTTATATAAAACTTTTTTTGTGTTTTCTATATTCTCAGTGATAGGACTTTCTTTTTCAAGTATGTCTAAATCTATAAGTTTTGAAATATATGGAGATAGCCCTCCTGCATTTATTTGCAAATATGAAGATATAGCTGACATCTTAGTATGCCCTATTGATATTGCATTTAAAATAGAAAAATATCTAGATAGATCATTTACTTCCTCTTGTAATAAAAATTTTGGCTCAGAGTACAAATAATTATTCTTATCAAAAATATTATTTTCAATATTATATAAAGCTGATTTATCTCTATCTAAACTTAAAATATATTTAGGTACTCCCCCTGTTATAGAATACAATTCTATTAATTCTTGAATAGATTTATCTTTAAAAAAGTCATTATAATACTTAAATTTTATAGCTTGAAGTTTTATTTGAGCAGTTCTTCTTCCATATAGTGGACTTTCATAAGCCAAGGTTTCTGAATACATCATTGAGATTAAAGAACCACATAGAATAATCATAATATTTTTATTTTTTAATTTCTCATCATATATTCTTTGAAAAATAGAAGAAAAATTTTTATTAATCATACATAGATATTGAAATTCATCTATTACTAGAATAAATTTTTCATTGGAAATCTTTGTCAATAAATAATCAAAAACTGTATCCCAATCTTTTATTTCTATTTTCTTTAAAAATTCATCTTTAAAATATTCTGATACTTGACTTTTAAATCTTTCAATTTGTAGATTTTCATTTTGTTTATCAGCAAAAAAGTAAAATGCTTTCTTATCTTTTATAAATTCTTTTATCAAAGTTGTTTTTCCAACTCTTCTTCTTCCATATAGAACAACAAAACTATTATCTTTTTTATATTCTTTATTAAGAGTTTCTAGTTCTTTTTCTCTATCAATAAAATTCATAGTATCACCTCTTAATAAATTATATAATATAAATTATTATAATTCAAATTATATTTTATATAAAGTGTTGAATTATTTAAGATAGTAATTAAAATATTAATAAAATGAATATAAAATAACATAACAGTTAGAATTATTTCAAATATAAAATATTTCTTTAAAATTTCTATATAAAATAACACTAGTTTTTTAATATTTAAAATTTTATTTTAAAATATATTGACAAGTATTTAGATATATTATATAAATAAAATACAGATTAATATACTAATTTTAGAAGGAGGTTTTTTATGAAAAAATTTAAAAGCATTTTTTTAGTTTTAGTTATTATGTTGTTATCATTAGGATTTACATCTACTACTTATGCAAGAGAAAGAAATGGAAGTAGTGGAAGAGACAGAGATCGTGATTATGGTTCTCGTGGTTACAGAAGTAGAAGAGATAATAGTGGTGGTTGGGGAGGACCTAAGTTAAACTATGATGGAAAAACTTCTGGATTAGGAAGAGAACTAGGAGGTATTGTTGGAGGTGCTGCTGGTGGGACTATTGGTGGAAAATTTGGTGGTTCTAAAGGTGGATTAGCAGGTGGCTATATTGGTGGAAAAATAGGCAGTAGAGCTGGTGATTCTTGGGAAAGAAGAACAAATAGAAGTGCTCATGATAAATGGAATAATAAAGGAAGCAAAGGAAATGGAAGCTGGAGATTTAGTGATGAAATAGATTAGTATAAGGAGGTTTATAATGACTAAATCTAAATTAAAATTTATCAAAGGTTTTATATTCTTTGTTATTGCTATGATTGGCATAGATTTCATTGTTTCAAAATTTTTTAAAACTAAATTTTCTATTTATCAAAATATATTAACTGGTATTGCAGCTTATATTGGTTATTATTTTGCTACTAAGAAAAAATAATGGTTGTATAATAAATGGTGTTGATAGAAGAAATTTTTATCAATACCATTTTTTAATATAAAAAACTCCTAAGTATTACTACCTAAGAGTTATTTTCTTACTAATTGTATTCTTCATTTAACCATAATTTAACTGCTTCTTCTAAACCATTTTTAAGTGTAGATCTCAAAATTTTTAATGGCTTTTTTATCTCTTTTGCTTTACATCCTTTATTAAACCTTTCAAAATATACTCCAAAATTACTTGTAGCAGTACCAAAAGGATAAATAATTTTATCACTTAAATCATATTTATTTATAAAAGAATTAATAGGGGGTGCATAGGTGAACCACCAAGTTGGTCCACCAATAAAAATTTTATCATAAGTAGATAAATCAATTTCATTCTTTATTGGAGGTTCATATCCAATTTTACAATGTCCTAATCCTATTGTGTAAGCTGTTAGTTTAGTATAAGGTTTCTCTAATTCTATTTCATATACATCTGCATTAGTTAGTTTTTCTAATACATCAACAACTTTTTTTGTTTTTCCATCCAAGGAATAATAAATAATCAGTGACTTGGCCATAACGAACCTCCTTTTGATTTTATTCAATCAATTATATCTTTAAAGAATTTTTTTACTTTTTTCATAAAACTAGATTTTTGTTCATAATTTTTTTCATTTAAACTTTCTTCAAATTTTTGTAATAATTCTTTTTGTTTATCAGTTAATTTCTTTGGAGTTTCTATTGTGATTTTTACAATTATATCCCCTTGTCCATAACCTCTAAGGGATTTTATTCCTTCACCTTTAACTTTAAGCAATTTTCCACTTTCTGTTCCTTCTGGAACTTTAATCATTTTTTTACCATTTAAAGTTGGAATTTCAACTTCTCCACCTAATACAGCAGTTGAATATGAAATAGGTACTTCACAATATAAGTTTTCTCCATCTCTTACAAAAATATCATGAGATTTAATTCTAATAACTACATACAAATCTCCATTAGGTCCTCCATTTTGACTAGCTTCTCCTAAACCTGCATATTTTAATTTTTGTCCATCATCTATACCAGCTGGCACATTAACTTTCTTTTCAACAGTTTCTTTTGCAGTTCCTGTTCCATGACAGTGTTTACATTTCTTTTCAGGTACTTTTCCTGTTCCATGACAGTCAGGACAAACTGATTGAGATTGCATTACACCTAATATAGTTCTTTGTTGAGTTCTGATTGTTCCTTGCCCATTACAAGTAGGACAAGTTTTCATTTTATCATCTTCTCCACCTGTTCCATGACAATTTTCACATTTTCCAGTTCTCTTGTATTTAATAGTTTTTTCTACACCTTTTGCAGCTTCTTCCAAAGTTATTTCAAGATTATATCTTAAATCATTTCCAGGCTCAACATAACTTCTTCTTGAAGAGCCACCAAAACCACTAAAACCTTCAAAACCTCCAAAGCCTCCACCACCGAAGATATCTCCAAAAATATCTCCAAAGTCAAAACCTCCTGCATTGAAGCCACCACCAAAACCTGCTCCACCTTGTTCAAAAGCAGCATGTCCAAATTGATCATATTGTTGTTTCTTTTGGCTATCAGAAAGAATTTGATAAGCCTCATTTATTTCCTTAAACTTTTCTTCTGCATCTTTCTTTTCTGCATCACTTGCATTTGCAAACTTATCAGGGTGATACTTCATAGCTGCTTTTCTATATGCCTTCTTTATATCATTTTCACTTGCACTTTTATCTATTCCAAGGACTTCATAATAGTCTCTTTTTGCCATAATTTCCCTCCACCTCTTATTTTAATATTCAATTAGTTATTATATTTTTACTTAAACTTTTTTTCAAGCTCTAATAGATATTTTTTTATTTCAATACCTTTATTGCCACCTTCACCACCACTATATCCACCTATTTCTCCACCTTTATAAACTATTCTGTGACAAGGAATAATTATAGGAATACAGTTTTTGCCATTAGCTGAACCAACAGCTCTAACTGCCTTATCTTTTCCTATCATCTTAGCTTCATCACTATATGAAATAGTTTCCCCATAAGCTACTTTTACTAAAGCATCCCAACACTGTTTTTGAAACTCAGTTCCTCTAATATCTAATTCAATATTAAATTCTTTTCTTTTTCCTTTAAAATATTCTTCTAATTGTTGACTACATTTTTTTGTTAAAGGAGATTCATTAAAAATATTATATAGATTTCTTCTTGTTTCAATATCTATATTACCTAAAAAACTAATTTCGCTTATACCATCTTTTTCTTCAATTATTTCTAAATAACCTATTTCTTTATTGTATAAAAATGAAATTCCTTTAATATTTTTCATATTCTACTCCTCTATATAACTAAAACTATAATGGGGACTGTTAAAATCCCTAACTTATATTAATAAAAATAAGTGAGTTACATTCCAGATTTTAGGATAAAAATTAAATAGAATGAGCCGAGCAAAATCAGAGGTGTTTGAGCAAAGCGAGTTTCTCTGTTTTGCAGCGAATTCTTAATTTTTATCCGTTTAAAAATCTAGCTAGTAACGAACTTTTTTATTTAATATTTAGCATATCAACAGTCCCTTTATATTTTATTATTAGTCCACAACTTCTGCTTCTGCTACATCTTCATCTTTTTTATCAGAACCAGCATTAGCTCCTGCTTGTTGTTGAGCTTGAGCCTGTGCTTGAACTTCTTTATATAATTCTTCTGCAAATTTATGAGATGCTTGAGATAATTTTTCCATAGCTGAGTCTATTGCTGATTTATCATCACCATCTTTAACTTTCTTTAATTCTTCAATAGCAGCTTCTATATTTTTCTTATCTTCTTCACTTACTTTATCAGGATTTTCTTTTAAAGTTTTTTCAGTAGCAGAAATTAATTGGTCTGCTTTATTTCTAGCTTCTACTAATTCTTGGAATTTTTTATCTTCTTCAGCATGAGCTTCAGCTTCCTTAGTCATTCTTTCAATTTCTTCTTTTGAAAGGTTACTTGAACCAGAAATAGTTACTTTATTTTCTTTTCCTGTTCCTAAATCTTTTGCAGATACATGAACTATACCATTAGCATCTATATCAAATGTAACTTCTATTTGAGGTACACCTCTTGGAGCAGCAGGGATACCTTCAAGATTAAATTCTCCTAATTTATGGTTATCAGTAGCTCTTGATCTTTCTCCTTGTAATACATTTATAGTAACTGCTGGTTGGTTATCAACAGCTGTTGAGTACACTTGAGATTTCTTAACTGGGATAGTAGTATTTTTTTCTATCATCTTAGTAAATACTCCACCAAGAGTTTCAATTCCTAATGATAATGGAGTTACATCAAGAAGTAATACATCTTTAACATCTCCCATTAATACTCCACCTTGTATTGCAGCACCTGCCGCAACAACTTCATCAGGGTTTATTCCCTTATTAGGTTTCTTTCCAAAGAAGTTTTCAACCCATTCTTGAACTGCTGGTATTCTTGTAGAACCTCCAACAAGTAAGATTTCATCTATTTGATTAGCTTCAAGACTCGCATCTTTTAAAGCTGTTTTTGTAGGTCCTTGTGTTGCTTCAACAAGATGTTTTGTTAAATCATTAAATTTTGCTCTTGTCAATTTCATTTCTAAATGTTTAGGCCCTGTTGCATCCATAGTTATGAATGGTAACGAAATTGAAGTTTCCATCAATGTTGATAATTCTTTTTTAGCTTTTTCAGCAGCATCTTTTAGTCTTTGATAAGCCATTTTATCATTTGATAAATCAATTCCAGTTTCTTTCTTAAATTCTGCAACTAACCAGTTTATGATTTCATTATCAAAGTCATCTCCACCTAAGTGGTTGTTTCCAGCTGTTGATATAACTTCTATAACACCATCTGATATTTCAAGAACAGATACGTCAAATGTTCCCCCACCAAGGTCAAATACTAATACTTTTTCTTCTTTTTTCTTTTCAAGTCCATAAGCAAGAGCAGCAGCAGTTGGTTCATTTATAATTCTCTTTACATCTAAACCTGCTATTGTTCCAGCATCTTTTGTAGCTTGTCTTTGAGAGTCAGTAAAGTAAGCTGGTACTGTGATAACTGCTTCTTTAACTTCTTCTCCTAAGTAAGCTTCAGCATCTTTTTTCAATTTTTGTAATGTTTTAGCAGAAATTTCTTGTGGAGTATATTTCTTTCCAAAAATTTCTACTTTGTAATCAGAACCCATATGAGTTTTGATTGAACTTACTGTTGAAGTAGGATTTGTAACAGCTTGTCTTTTTGCTATTTCTCCTACAACTACTTCACCATTATCTTTAATATTTACAACTGATGGAGTTGTTCTTGCTCCTTCAGAATTTGGTATTATTGTTGCACTTCCACCTTCCATTACTGCCACACAAGAGTTTGTTGTTCCTAAATCGATTCCTATTATTTTACTCATTTTATCCTCCTATAATCTATCTATCTATATTTATTTTTTACACACTATAACCATTGCTGGTCTGATAACTTTACCTTTCATCATATAACCTTTTTGTAATACTTTTACAATTTCATCTTCTTTTTTATCTTCACTTGTTTCAACACCAACTGCATGATGATATTCTGGATTAAAAGCTCCTTCTGTCGGTATCTCTTCAACATCTTCACTAGACATAATATCTTTTAAATTTCTTACTATCATTTCAACACCTTGTAATAGTGAATCAAAATCCTTACTTTCACTAGAAGACTCAATAGCTCTTTCAAAATTATCTAAACTTCCTAAAAATTGAGTAATAATTTTTTCAGAAGCAAATTTTTTAAGTTCATCAACTTCTTTTTCTTTTCTCTTAGTAAAATTCTGAAAATCTGCTTGTTTTCTTAGAAAACTATTTTTCCATTCTTCTATTTCAGCTTTAAGTTTTTCTATTTCTTCTTTATGATTATGTTTACCACAACAAGCATGTTCATCATTTTTATGTTCATGAGCTTCTTCTTTTCCTTCTTCACATTCACATTTTTTTTTCTCATTAACTTCTTTGTTTATTTCCTCCTTTAGAACTTCCTCTTTAATCTCTTTATCTTTCATTGAAAGCCTCCTAAACCTTTTTATTTTTATCTTTCTCCATTGAATTAATCAATTTATTTACTTCTCTACTTACATGATTTATAAGTCCCATTGTTTTAGAATATGCCATTCTCTTAGGTCCCATAACTCCAATTATTCCTTGTGCCCCACCTATATCATATATTGAATAGACAAAGCTAAAATCTTCTAATTCTTTTATACCTAACTCATCTCCAAGTATTACATTTACATTTGATTTTGAATTTTCTTGTGCTTTTTGTTCTATAAGTTTTTCAAATAATTCTCTTATATCTTTTCTTTCATTAAAAAATTCAATTACATCTGTAACCTCTGCAATATTTTCATTTTTTAACATACTTGGAAGATTATTTATGAAGTATTTACTAAGTTCATCTTCATCATCATACTCATAAACTATATCTGTACTTTCTGTAAAAAACTTTTCTATATCATTTATAGCAATTTCATTATTTCTAATCTTAGCATTCAATTCATCAACCTTTTTTTCAACTTCTTCTTTTGAAATTGGATAAGCTAAGTGAATATTTTTTGTCTTAACCCTTCTATCATCCATAACAATAATTGCCATAACTAAGTATTCATCTATATAAACAAGCTCCACTCTGCTAACTTTTTTATTGTCAGGCTTTGGCTCAACAGCTATACCTGCATAATTAGTTAACTTTGAAAGTAGAGTAGAAGTTTTTTTCAAAATATTTTCTAACTCATCAACTCTACGATTATACACATTGCTAATATTTTCTATCTCTTCCTGTGTTATCTTTTCTACTTTCAGAAGCTCTGTTAGGTAATATTTGTATCCCATATCTGTTGGAATACGGCCTGATGAAGTATGAGTTTTTTCAATAAAGCCCATATCCTCTAAATCAGCCATAACATTACGTATTGTAGCAGATGAGAGTTCTATTCCATATTTTTTTACCAATGTTCTGGAACCTATTGTGTCCCCAACTGTAAGATAATAATCTACAATAGCATTGAGAACAAGTTTTTCTCTTTCAGAAATTCCCATAATCTCACCTCTTACTTTTTTATTAGCACTCACTTATATAGAGTGCTAAATTTTCATATTGACAATATACTATATAAAATTATTTTTGTCAACTATTTTTTCAAAATTTCTTAAAAAAATTTTTCTATATATTTCAAGAAATATAATATATAATAAAGTAAAAAATAAAGTGAGGTAAAAATATGAAACAAAAAGAAAGAATAGAAAAAATGGAAAAAATTCTTTATAGCTCTTCAAAATTATTAGAAGAATTAGAAGAAATTTTAAATAAAATAGAGAAAGATTCCAAAAATTATGATGAACTTATAAAATATTATTATAGTAAGAATTGGGCAAAAGATAAAGAAGATTTTGAAAAAGATTTATTTCCAGATGTAGAAAGTGCTCATGTTTTAACAGAAGATGGAATCTATGATATGATGACTTCTAGTAGTGGATCTGCTATTCGTATGTTAGAAATTGCAACTAAAATGTTAAAAAGATAGAAAAAATATTTATTTTTTGTTGAATTAATATATATAAAATGGTATATTTATATGTAATTACATAGATATTGAATGTTCTTTTAAGGAGTGATGATTATGCTAGAATTAAAATTTATGCGTGAAAATGTTGAAATGCTTAAAGAAATGCTAAAAAACAGAAATAGCAATGTTGATATGGATGCTTTTGTTGAATTAGATTCAAAGAGAAGAGAAGTTTTATCCGAAGTAGAAAATTTAAAAAGAGAAAGAAATAATGCTTCTGCAGAAATTGCAAATTTAAAGAAAGAAAAGAAAAATGCTGACCATATAATAGAAAAAATGGGAGAAGTTTCTACAAAAATAAAAGATTTAGATGCTGAACTTGTTGAAATAGATGAAAAAATTAAAGATATTCAATTAAATATACCTAATGTATATCATCCATCAACTCCTATTGGTCCTGATGAAGATTATAACCTTGAAATCAGAAAATGGGGAATACCTAAGAAATTTGATTTTGAACCAAAATCACACTGGGATATTGGAGAAGATTTAGGAATATTAGATTTTGAAAGAGGAGCAAA is a genomic window of Fusobacterium nucleatum containing:
- the hrcA gene encoding heat-inducible transcriptional repressor HrcA; amino-acid sequence: MGISEREKLVLNAIVDYYLTVGDTIGSRTLVKKYGIELSSATIRNVMADLEDMGFIEKTHTSSGRIPTDMGYKYYLTELLKVEKITQEEIENISNVYNRRVDELENILKKTSTLLSKLTNYAGIAVEPKPDNKKVSRVELVYIDEYLVMAIIVMDDRRVKTKNIHLAYPISKEEVEKKVDELNAKIRNNEIAINDIEKFFTESTDIVYEYDDEDELSKYFINNLPSMLKNENIAEVTDVIEFFNERKDIRELFEKLIEQKAQENSKSNVNVILGDELGIKELEDFSFVYSIYDIGGAQGIIGVMGPKRMAYSKTMGLINHVSREVNKLINSMEKDKNKKV
- a CDS encoding DUF4298 domain-containing protein, whose protein sequence is MKQKERIEKMEKILYSSSKLLEELEEILNKIEKDSKNYDELIKYYYSKNWAKDKEDFEKDLFPDVESAHVLTEDGIYDMMTSSSGSAIRMLEIATKMLKR
- the grpE gene encoding nucleotide exchange factor GrpE, producing MKDKEIKEEVLKEEINKEVNEKKKCECEEGKEEAHEHKNDEHACCGKHNHKEEIEKLKAEIEEWKNSFLRKQADFQNFTKRKEKEVDELKKFASEKIITQFLGSLDNFERAIESSSESKDFDSLLQGVEMIVRNLKDIMSSEDVEEIPTEGAFNPEYHHAVGVETSEDKKEDEIVKVLQKGYMMKGKVIRPAMVIVCKK